The DNA region GGCATTAGGAGCCATCCCCTTTAGCTGCTCTCCTGAGGGAATTGTTGGCAGGGCCAATGGTGATTCTTGAACTGATTACAGGAGTGGAGGACAGGTGGCAGGGAGAGGAACAAGGTGGATGCTGCAGGATGATTGCAGCTGACAAACAGGTTTATGAGCAACAGGAAGCTCCTCCTTCAGGACCTGCAGAAATGCCGGAGGAAGACCTGAGGTGGGGTAGTCAGGAGAGAGCCTGCCATTGCAGGCAGAGCAAGCAAAGGAACTTAGGTTAGGAAGGGACTTGATTTGTAGCCGCAACCTGGGTAGGTCTGCTGACACTCAGGTTAAAATTTAaggggaggccaggagtttgataccagctgggcaatatagcgagaccccatttctacaaaaaatttaaaaaattagctgagcttggtggctcatgcctgtaatcccagctactcgggaggctgaggcaggaggatcccttgagcctaagagtttgaggctgcagtgagctatgatcatgccactgcactccaggctgggcaacagagtgagaccctgtctcaaaaacaaaaacaaacaaaaaaacacaacaaaacaaaaattcaaggaGTTATACTGTGATTTTGCACATGGTGAAAGACATTTCTGAGAAGCTACTTCTTTCATATACATGCTCACATTGGGCAGTATTTGGACACAGTCATTCTAAGGTAATCACTGTGTCCCAGTTTGCTTGGGACTTGGctagttttagcactgaaagtacCTTGTTCTGGGCAAACCAGGAGAGTTGGTCACCCTACCACTCACTTAGACTGACTGTTAACCTTCAGGTGGGGAAGACAGAGTAGACTGCTCATCGCCTCACGATGTGGCAGAAACAAGACTATGTCTCTCCTTTGGGATATTAAGGATCTATAAAACAGCAAAGGTATATTGTGAAGCTCTCTTTCAAATTGTACACCTGAGGCTGAAAATGGACACAAAGATGATTTCTGTCCTAAGATGCTGTTCTGGGCCaataattcattttcctttgccaaggcaccttcttcaactttttttttttttaacctatacaGAACAGTAAGTGCCTATTCACACTAGATTTTCTCTGATGGTTgcaattttgtaatatatttttccttagtAATGAAAGAATCAAATATGTAATTAAAGTTATgagttttaaagcatttttatataaataaaatctcaaatCAGAAAAACATGTTTGTTAGATACTGTGCCCTGAGTTTTTGTTCTGAAATGAGGACTACCATATCATCAACACAATCACATCCTTGGTAAGTGGGACAGTGACCACCACCCTCAAAATGAAGCAAACAAACCTAGAGTGAGAAAGGATTCTGTGGACATTCCTTTATTCCACAGATCCTTGGCAGAAGCCAGTCCTAGACGACGGGGTTCCTAGGTTTTAGCATGAGGTGGAAGGAGCCATCTGACTCCTCTACTGGAGCACAGGATGGGGGGATGGTGGGACCAACCATCAAAGGAAAAGGCACATCTTCTTTTCCCAGGCAGGATGAGAAGACGAGGAGTAGCCCACCAAGAGCCAGGAAAATACCAGCAGCCCAGCCCAAGTAGAGGGCACCTCCAAACTCCCACTGAGGTATGATGTCAGGGATGCTGTCATCCCAGAAGTCTTGGATTGTGGCATGGGCCACCCAGGAGACGGGAAGGAGGGTAGTGGCTAAAGCAGATGCCTCCAAAGTCCCTCCCAGGAAGCCAAGCCACCTCTTGAATACCCATCTGATCCTGTGAAACTGGAAGCATTCAGACCCAAAGCTGGAGAGCAAAAGCCCCAATAGGCCCAGCCTGTGGGAGGCTACCATGAGGATGCGTGCTACCTGAAGCTCCTGGGGCAGAGACAAGAAGGATTCAAAGGCCTTGCACACAGTGGCAACTTCCTCTCGAACCACGCAGACCTCCCAAATCCCCATGATCCAGGTCTCCATCTCGTTCGGTTCCAGATTAAGAGTCTTCCACTGGGGCAGGATGGTGGTAACACAGGAGCAGACCCAGCCAAGGAGGGAGAGAAGTAGCCCCCCGAGCTGGACTTTCCCACGGAAACTCCAGGCCATAGTCACTCCCACcacagatgcagaaagaaaagGAGCACGAGTGGGTCAGTGACTGGTTAGCAGGGACTACTTGAGTGGAAGATCTTTCACATTGGGAGAGGGCTCTTGTTTCAGTGTTCTGAGCAGCAGCTGAGGCAGGTGCCAGGAATTGGCAATGTTTGGGTTTAGGGGGTGTGTCCAATATCAGATGTGGTGTGGAGTCTGGGGGAGGGTCCCATGACAGGCAAAAAAGCCATACAGGGAGCCATCAATACATATCTGATGAATAAATTCATAAACTAAAATCACTCCTCAGCTCTGAGATCACAAGAATGATCGATGTTCTGGAAATACACATCGATATAATCTTTTCGAAGGGCAACATGACTTTATGTGTCATACTTTTAAACATATGCATACTTTGACCCAGCACCTTATCTCCAGAAATCTACCTAATGTATCATGGATATGTACAAAGATTTATGAAAATGTCCATTGAAATATTGTTAAGAATTGTCATTTTTTGTTAATACTAGGCAGtcattttaaagtgattttatagaaaaaaatgtaatgatatgaaaaatatttttgatatatcgTTAAGTGAGAAAAGCGAGTGACCAAACAGTACATAGAATATATAGAATGCAACCGGGaatggtagctcaggcctgtaatcccagcactttgggaggctgaggtgggtggcaggccagcctgggcaacatggcgaaacctcacctctactaagaaaataaaaaaattagccgggcatggtgacacacgcctgtagtccaagctgcttaggaggctgaggcaggaggttgcagtgaaccgagatcacgccgctatactccagcctgggtgacagagtgagtccccatctcaaaaaaaagaaaaagacaaagaatatatagaaatatgtgcatgtgtgtgtgtgcatgtgtgtgtttgtgtagacCACAAAATGTTAACATGATTATTTTGGTGATAAAATtatgcataatttttatttccttatttgtgcTTAcctatgtattttacatattttataaatttatcacttaatatttttattacaaaagcgcacaaatattaattttacaaaataattttaaattcctCAATCCAAGGAACCTACCCAAACCCAGAATATCCCCAGAGGGAGGTGCTCCCTCCCCAGGCTCCCCTTGCTGCTGGGACAGCAGCTATAATAAATGGTAATCATACCAGCTTCCATTCCTGTTTGTTGTTGCTGCCAAGTAGCAGGTTCTGACAGGAAAGGAAGTAATTTGCATTTACTGTGTACGGCTAAATGCCAGACTTTTGGCTAGACGCTTTATCCTTACTTAATTTTCACACGGTCACTGTACGATACACTTTAGGTAACTTGCCAAGGTCCCCCAGCTGGTAAACAACAGATCCAACATGAGCCAGGCAGCTCAAACTTGGACATTTCATGTTCTTGTCCCCAGGCTGCAGAAGCTGCCTCTGCACACTGGTGACACAGCATGTGGGTGAGACTTAGTCTTTATagcaagacagagaagaaaacgGATTTATTCTGTTGGAGTCATGAATGTCTGACTCATGTGTTTCCCTATTCACAAATTAACCTACTCCACACTGTGTGGTAGATATGAAGTGAAAGCAAAGGTGTTTCTGAAAGGAAGAGACATATCCTGAGAAAGGAGGATCTTGACTTTGTCTAACTGATGGCTCAACACCTAAGACATCTGGTATACCAGTGTTTATCAGTGGTGTGAGGTTTTGGGGGAAGGCACACAGAATCATTTGAagtgctcatttttcttttatgttttattacagAAAACTTCAGACATATACAAAAGTAGAATGAATGGTATAAAGAAATCGCATATCGCATCGTTTCACTTCAGAAATTATCCACTCGTCCCAATCTTGCTTCATTTCTACCTGCACCCACTCCTTCCCTTTCATACTATTTTGAAGCAAATGGGCTGCTTTTTCAAATTGTTGGCACCTTATGCTGCTATTATAGCAACATGATTGAAAATACTGTGCAAACTTGGAAATGCTGTCTGCTTATACTGTCCTCTGCCAGAAATAATGCATTCGCTACTTTGCTTCTTGAATACAGGGATGTCATGTGTATGTGAGTCACGATAGGCCAGGAGGAATCCTTTCAGACTTTGCTCCTGACTTCCTTGCCTTATCCTGATGATTTGTGAACATCTGTGAATTGGGAGACATATAAGCCATGATAAATGTGAACTATGAAGAAGGTGAGGTTAATGAGGGAATACAGAACACATGCatgtattaatttcttttttaaaattcaagtattCATTCATTGTTGCATGCATTGACTGTGTAGCCATTGCAGTCCATGCTGCgtgctctttcttctcctttctcagcctaaCTCTGGCTCTTCCCTGACTTTTCCTTGGACCTTGAGGAACAGTCTTCACCTTACCCAGTAGTCTCTCTGCTCAGGAAGAAGCAAGAGCTTAGGCAGTTGTGTTTTGTGGGTATGTACAGATAGGTTTTCTGGAGGGAGGTCCCAGAACCTCAATCTCAGAGTAGCACTTCCTTTCATTCTCACTTCAGATTTCTCATTACCGTTGTcgaaagacaaaattacaacaaatttagtttaaagatctTAATTCACTTTGTGATTCTAGAATCAGGCAACACTTCATTCCATAAAGTAGAATCAGTGTCCTGATGAGCTGAACAGAGGAGGTTggttttatagaaagaaaaaggctgaagaaaagagaaacaaagaacatAAAGCAGATTGGCTGTTTCAAATTGAATTTCCTTGTAAGGTGGGAACCAAGAAACAGAACAATACGAAAATAACTGATGGATTGGCAATAGTTTAGTTCAGGTACTTTTTTGTAAGAATTAAAACAGAGGGAACTTCGTCATCACACTGACTGAAACTGGCAGGTTTGGGAATTTAGTGACTATCTCTCATTCTCCTGATTTCTCAGAAGGTCAGATAGACAGCTTCGTTTTGGTGTGGTGAAGCAGAgctttagcatgagtgactccattttggtttggtctgttgggcTTAGTGCAGAAACTCAGTCCAAAGCAATGGCCTCCtgtaaatgttaacattttgaaaCCTTTCTGATTCAGTCAGAGACTGGGTGCTTCTCCTCCAGTATTTCCTCTGCCATTTGCACCTTCCTCAGGGGCAGATTAAACTTCAGGGCTCGTTACTTTCACAGGTCCCTTCTAAGACTGGcatctaattttgtattcattattttatattctttttctttttcttttcttttctttttttttttttgagacggggtctcgctctgtcgcccaggctggagtgcagtggccggatctcagctcactgcaagctccgcctcctgggtttaagccattctcctgcctcagcctcccgagtagctggggctacaggcgcctgccacctcgcccggctagttttttgtattttttagtagagacggggtttcaccgtgttagccaagagggtctcaatctcctgacctcgtgatccgcccgtctcggcctcccaaagtgctgggattacaggcttgagccaccgcgcccggcctatattctttttcttaaagagtcCTTCCCCTTCCTGCAACTGCGTAAGATTTAGGTTCCACTAAATCTAGATCCATCCCTCATCTACCTACAGATTAGTAATTATCATATTTTTCTGTGATTATATATTCACATGTCGTGGGTCCCCAGACCTAGCACAACGTCTGCTATGTGATAATTGCTTAATAAATATGCAGTACAAAGTTTCAGAATTTTCATCTGTCAGTCATTCTTTGTCATTGGGCATTTATTATTAGTGCAGTTAGAATTCAAAGTAAAGTTGACAGGTCTACCAAAAAGCGATTGATTTGGTTTTCCAAGGAAAGGAGTTTCTCTCGATGTTTTGACTGTTTTCAGAGCTTCCTCTCTCAATCCCAGTTTTGTTTCCTCTCCTTATAGCACATGAATCAGCCCTTGCTTCACTGGGATAAGCAGATTATCTCGCAGACACTTAAAATTGTCAGGGATCTTAGGGTCAGTGCCTATTTGGGGTCAACCCTCACaatatacctttttaaaaaacaaaaaaccttttacTTTTAATCAAAGCAGTACATTTGGCTCTTGGTATCCATGGATccaaccaaccacagatcaaaaatatcctggaaaaactaataaaaaataacaatacaacaacaaaaaataatgcaaataaaaatacaatataacgACTATATAGCATTTAGATTGATTTGTATTCGGTCTTATAAGTATCTACAGAGGATTTAAAGTGTATGGGGAGGATGTGTGCTGATTACTTGTAAACATTACATCATTTTATgtaagagacttgagcatccatggattttgctatgggggcaggggaggtttctggaaccaatccccccaTACCAAGGGAGGACTGTGTATGTTTACtgcagaaaaatagagaaagcaaGGGCAGAGAAGAGCATAAACACCATAAATCCACCACCCATAGGATAATTTGATGTCTGTCCTTTACGTACATACTtacctactttttgttttttgatcaaACAATGGCTATAGACTTGTGTTTTTGAAAAGGAACCATACTATACATAGAATATTGTGAACATCTTTCTATATGCAATGCATTAAAATAAACCATTTCTAAAAGCTTTTGACACACTTACGTATTTATAATCTGACAAAGTACTAAGTATCTTGTTCTTGTTCACACAGGACTAATATTATGTCTATCTaagtaatataaatatgtaatgtaGGTAATGTAAATGTGTAATGTATCACGTAGATGTAATATATGTTCACAGATGCAATTACAGGCCTTTTATTTATAATGAGGTGACGCCACTTCTTTACACAACTCCAGAGGGCGCCGTTCATAGCTTCTGGTGCCACAGCGGCCCAATAAAAGTTGAGGAAAAAAGATCGAGATGGGCTCGTTGACTCTTTCAGTTAGGTAATTTTACACGTAAGCCTTTTGAAGTTTAGAAAGATTCAGTTAGACCTGGTCATTAAAAACGTTTAATTTCCTCCAGTGAAAAACGGGCGGGAAGCGACAAACTTTGAAAACAACTAAGGAAGAAAACGCGTCTGCATACAGTTTGCCAACTACGGGACACCGTGGAAATCCCATCCCGGGATTGGAGCGGTGCCTGCTGGGAGTTGTAGTGCGCCCCTCGCCCTCCGGGCGGCGGGCTGAGGCCCTCGAGACTCCGTTTCCCGGCAGGCCGCGCGTCAAGACGGCCGGCGGGACGGGAGCTGCCGCGCTGGCTACGAGAGTGACCCAGTCAGCATTGATTCCCGTCTTGACCATGGCCTCGTTCGTGACAGAAGTTTTGGCACACTCCGGGAGGCTGGAAAAGGAGGATCTGGGGACCCGGATCAGCCGCCTGACCCGGCGGGTGGAGGAGATTAAGGTGAGAGCGGGGCAGCTGTATGCTGACTGGAAGGAGACGCCGGGTCCATGTGTGAAGGGACTGGAGAGAGGAGTTGGGGGCTAAGGGCAGACAGAGTGGGGACCAGCAGAGTGGGGCCTGTCGGGGAGATGTAGTTGTGGGGGCTGAATGAGGAGTGGGGAGGCCCAGCGTGTGTGGATTGAGGAGGGATCTTGGAGGGGAGCCCAGACAGGGGTTGGGAACTGAGGAGGCGAGGAGGCCTGGGGCTGTGGAGACGAAGAGGCGGTGGCTGGAGAGCACTGGGGAGTGGAGTTATGTTGGGGAGGGGTGTGCCGCGGAAATAGGGAGACTGAAGAGACCAGCAGAGCGGGAGGAGCAACTGGAAGCTCCGAGGAAGCTAGGGAGCGAGCGcaggagagaaatagaaaagacaggatccccccttccccttcttccatCGATGAGTGTTTATTTCCTCCACCCACTCCTTGATGTGTTGATGAATAAAATAGCCTGGAGGATTGCACCTTTCTCCTCCCCGACCTTAAAAAAACCCCCAAACTCttagtatgtttttatttttatctatctatttctcttttgagatggagtcttgctctgttgcccaggctggagtgatctcggctcaccgcaacctctgcctcccgggttcaagcgattctcctgcctcagcctcctgaatagctgggattacaggcgcgcgccaccacgcctggctaattttttttctgtttgttttgtatttttagtagagacggagtttcaccatgttggccaggctggtctcgaactcttgacctcaggtgatccacccgcctcatcctcccaaagtgttgggattacaggcgtgagccaccgcctccagcctcttaatgtgtttttaaaacttcttcATCTACAAGCACTTGAAGCTGTGCTGAGTGTCAGTGGTACTTAGGTAGACGTTGCTGCTTTGAGGTTGatacaaaaactggaagcaggtAGCCACACACAGTTTTGCTTTGCACCAGTATTGCTTCCTTGCCAGTATTTGTCCACATCTTCAGttgctttcatttaaaattttgtgtatttgAGTCAAGTAGGGTTTCAAGGGGGCAAGTTTGGCACACACAATAAAGACACAGGTATAACTCTTCCTAACAGCTCTTGATTTTACAAAAGtagtttcctgaattttaagTAGTCATATCCCTGACATCTCTTCTTTAATATGGCTTTCAGATTTTTCACCACTGTTTAATGTGATGGAAAGAAGACAGATTTTTAAGCTACTGTAGCATGGCAAGCTACCCTAGCTCCTATGTGTTCTGAACCCAACgtgcctttctttcctttcactaGTTTCCTTTACCAACTTGGATCTTCAGCCAATTGAAAATTACTTTCTCTGCTGTCCCCTCTTTTTTTGATCCCATATTTTGCTTATGTTGCCATTTTTCCATCTTTACCTGTAGTATTTCTACCCATTTTTCAAGTTCCATTTCAAATGTCTCCTGcataaaaaaaagtctttatcttCCCTCAGGGAGAGGGgatctctttctcatttgtgccCCTGGAAGGCTTTGTAACTTTGTTGCTGTGTTACATTTCAGTCCTGTATTCTTGTTGCTCAAGTATATGGTATCTTTACTACCTAGGAATTTGAGGGCAAGCAATTCgtttttttcaaattcatgtatttattccactgtcaaaagaaataataatttaacaaacttagccaggcgtggtgttgtgcacctgtaatcccagctactctggaggctgaggcaggaggattgcttgaacctgtgaggttgaggttgcagtgagccgagattgcgccactgcgttccagcctgagggacagagtgagactccatctcaaaaagagagagaaaaaaatcaatttaaagttataacatttttaaaagataaaggagAATTTGTGGCACAGCTGCATTAACAAAACAAAGACACCAATCTAAAGTGCAACACTAAACAGGTGTTCTCTCTTCCCATGGTggaataaatatacacaattacaCGTAAAATTTCACTGAAGATATGAGATGAGGCAAATAACCCTTTGAAATGAACCACCCAAGGAATCGAGGCAggctaaaaattatttcttttaaaattttactgcaAGATGGAACCCCCACTCCCTGTTCTACCCCCTCCCCCCCAGGTGAGTACTGACTCAAACCCCTCATTTTATGTGCATGGCCTTGgcttctgtcttctttcctcaGCCACATCCAAATCCAGAGAGGCTTCTGTACCCTATGCTCAAAAATGCAACcttggctaggtgcggtggctcacgcctgtaatcccagcactttgggaggccaaggcgggtagataacctgaggtcaggagttccagatcagtctggccaacatggtgaaacttcttctctactaaaaatacaaaaattagctgggtgtggtggtgggcgcctgtaatcccagctactgtggaggctgaggcaggagaatcgcttgaacccaggaagtggaggttgtagtgatgtgagattgctccactgcactccagcctgggtgacagagtgagactctgtctcaaaaaaaaaaaaaaaaaaaaaaaattgcctcctCAAGTGCCTGAGGTCTAGAACCTCCAGGGAAATCAGGAGCACAAACACAGAGTGcagcatcatttcttttttttttttctttttgaggtggtctctctcttgctctgtcgcccaggctggagtgcagtggtgagatctcggctcactgcaatctctgctttctggattcaagtgattctcctgcctcagcctcccaagtagctgggactacaggcacccaccaccacgcctggctaatttttttgtattttagtagagatgggtttgcaccatgttggccaggctggtcttgaactcctgacctcaagtgatctacctgccttggcttcccaaagtgctgggattacaggtgtgagccacaatgccggGATGCATCATTTCTTTAAACAATGGCTTTAATTGTTGAATGAGCTCTGACAAGCCATATGCATTTCATAAGCAAGCCAAAATACTGTCTTCataactttctgtttttcttggaaACATGTATCatccaagtaaaaaaaaaaacaacaacaaaaaaaattaggctggccacggtggctcacacctataatcccagcactttcagaggctgaggtggatggatcaccagaggtcaggagttcgagaccagcctggctaacatgatgaaaccctgtctactaaaaatacaaaaattagctgggcatggtggcgcatgcctgttatcccagctacttgggaggctgaggcagaagaatcgcttgtacccggaaggtggaggttgcagtgagccaagattccaccactgtactccagcctggatcacagaacgagactccatctcaaaaaaaaaaaaaaacaaaaacaaacaaacaaaaaattaacagaaacaatgaaaaagataATTCAAACGGTTTATGCCAAAAAGCAAACCAGTCCTTA from Rhinopithecus roxellana isolate Shanxi Qingling chromosome 15, ASM756505v1, whole genome shotgun sequence includes:
- the CLDN25 gene encoding putative claudin-25, coding for MAWSFRGKVQLGGLLLSLLGWVCSCVTTILPQWKTLNLEPNEMETWIMGIWEVCVVREEVATVCKAFESFLSLPQELQVARILMVASHRLGLLGLLLSSFGSECFQFHRIRWVFKRWLGFLGGTLEASALATTLLPVSWVAHATIQDFWDDSIPDIIPQWEFGGALYLGWAAGIFLALGGLLLVFSSCLGKEDVPFPLMVGPTIPPSCAPVEESDGSFHLMLKPRNPVV